AATTTCATTCCTGTCGTTAAAAATCTGAGATTCTTCCCCCTGAGAATGAGCGTACCGGTAAGGGTGACAATTTTTCGCTCGATATTAACCTGAAAAGAATCCAGTATAGTCGAAGAATAGATAACGTCCCTGGCGTGGTGATCATTACGTTCAAGAAAGGCCATCTTCGTCTTACCATAAAGTGTTTGAACATAGCGGGCGAATTTCAATATATCTTCCCTCAGTTCCTCGAGTCTTGCTTCACCTTTTCTGGATATCATCTTTTAGCCTCCCGCCAAAGGCAAGCTTCTTCTTCATTACTCCGACGAAATCAAATTCTCTTGGCCTTAGCAGAGTGATAGTTTTTTTGGAAAGCGATACATTAATCCTGGCACCTTTTCTGAACTCACGACAAAGCGAACCATCGATATAACAATCTATACTATAACCTCTGTCATCAAGGATTCTGACGGTTGTGCTTCTTGTAGCGCTGACCACAACACTCCCTACGTAAGGATTGTGGGGGCTCAAAGGAGTCACCTGATAGACCTCTGAAATCGGATCTATAATAGCTCCTCCAGCTGCGAGGTTATAAGCGGTGGAACCTGTTGGAGTGGATATGATGATACCATCACCCGCAATATTGTACGGAGAAAATCCTTCTATTTCTACTCCCAGAGATATCGTCCTGCTTGGCCTTGAACGTTCCAGCACAAAGTCATTCAGGGCGTATTCAATACCAAATCCGGTGTTAATCTGAAGCAGTCTTCTCTTATCTGCAGTAAGCCCGGAGTTTCTGAACGCAGTGAGAGCCTCGTTTATCTGGTGAAGCTCGAACGCAGATAGAAATCCCACGCTCCCCACTTTGAAACTCAATATCGGAACAGAGCTCTCAAGAGCGTAGGGCACGGCTTTGAGTACTGTACCATCGCCCCCAAAGGTCATGACGACGTCAAATGTTTCCGATGAACAGCTTCGTCGATCAGAACAGATTATCAACTCAATATCATAATCTCTCAGGGTGCGTTCGATACTTTCCATATCCAGCGACGTTAACCTGTTGCTGTTGAAGAATACAACAGCCTTCAAAACAATCACCTCAGTCTGTGTGCCAGATCGAAGAGAGTTGCAATTAAAAATTGGTCGATGAATACGAGAAGCAAAATTGCTATAACGGGGCTTAAATCAACGCCTCCGACGACCAATCCTGGAAGTATTCGTTTGATCGGCTTCATGATAAAATCACTTAAAACCTGAAAAAATATTCTCACAGATGAGTAAACTCCCGGAGCGATCCAGCTGAATACCGTTGAAAGGATCACGGAAAACATCTCCAGTTCCACTACGATTCTTGCAATAACAGCCAAAGAATATATGAAATTCGAAAGCACAAACATTTCCCTTCTCCTCCCTACTACATCTCATCAAAAAGAGTGCCCGGACGGTTGGGTTTAAGTCCGAGGTGTCTGTATGCCTTTTCAGTGATAGCTCTTCCTCTATGGGTTCGAACAAGAAAACCTGCTTGAAGCAGATAAGGCTCATACACTTCGCTTATTGTCTCAGGTTCTACACCAACAGATGCGGCAATAGCTTTAAGACCGGCTGGTCCACCCTCATAGTTCTCGATAAGCACTCTCAGTATCTTCCTGTCCATATCATCAAGGCCTTCATTGTCAATCCCCATGACTTTCATAGCCCTGGATACCATTCCTGCGGTGATTTTGTTCGAACCGTCTACTGTGGCGAAGTCCCTTACACGCCTGAGCAAACGATTTGCAATTCTCGGGGTGCCCCTTGACCTCATTGCAAGAAGTCTTGCAGCTTCTGCTTCGATCTCAACTTCAAGGAGTCTCGCGGATCTATTTATTATTTCCTCGAGTTCTTCTGTCCTGTAGAACTCCATCTCAAGAACCATGCCAAACCTGTTTCGCAAAGGTGCACCTATCAAACCTGACCTCGTTGTGGCGCCCACAAGGGTGAAGGGATTCAGATCGAGCCGTATCGAGCGAGCACTGGGCCCTTTGCCTATCATAATATCCAGTTGAAAATCTTCCATGGCCGAATAGAGTATTTCTTCTATCGCGCGGCCAAGCCTGTGAATTTCGTCAATGAAGAGGACATCGCCACGCTCAAGACCCGTCAATATGGCCGCAAGATCACCCTGTTTCTCGATAACGGGGCCACTGGTGATGTAGATATTTGTTCCCATCTCATTGGCAATTATGTGGGACAAGGTCGTCTTTCCCAGCCCCGGCGGACCTGCGAGTAATACATGATCTAAAGGCTCTCGCCTTACTTTCGCCGCTTCGATCGCGATCTGGAGCCTTTCCTTGACATTTTTCTGGCCAATGTATTCCTCAAGGCGACCGGGCCTGAGGCTTCTGATTATGTAGTCCTCTTTTAGCTCTCCCGGTGAAAGAAAGC
This genomic interval from Kosmotoga pacifica contains the following:
- the ruvB gene encoding Holliday junction branch migration DNA helicase RuvB — its product is MDRERFLSPGELKEDYIIRSLRPGRLEEYIGQKNVKERLQIAIEAAKVRREPLDHVLLAGPPGLGKTTLSHIIANEMGTNIYITSGPVIEKQGDLAAILTGLERGDVLFIDEIHRLGRAIEEILYSAMEDFQLDIMIGKGPSARSIRLDLNPFTLVGATTRSGLIGAPLRNRFGMVLEMEFYRTEELEEIINRSARLLEVEIEAEAARLLAMRSRGTPRIANRLLRRVRDFATVDGSNKITAGMVSRAMKVMGIDNEGLDDMDRKILRVLIENYEGGPAGLKAIAASVGVEPETISEVYEPYLLQAGFLVRTHRGRAITEKAYRHLGLKPNRPGTLFDEM
- a CDS encoding NAD(+)/NADH kinase, translated to MKAVVFFNSNRLTSLDMESIERTLRDYDIELIICSDRRSCSSETFDVVMTFGGDGTVLKAVPYALESSVPILSFKVGSVGFLSAFELHQINEALTAFRNSGLTADKRRLLQINTGFGIEYALNDFVLERSRPSRTISLGVEIEGFSPYNIAGDGIIISTPTGSTAYNLAAGGAIIDPISEVYQVTPLSPHNPYVGSVVVSATRSTTVRILDDRGYSIDCYIDGSLCREFRKGARINVSLSKKTITLLRPREFDFVGVMKKKLAFGGRLKDDIQKR
- a CDS encoding YggT family protein, whose product is MFVLSNFIYSLAVIARIVVELEMFSVILSTVFSWIAPGVYSSVRIFFQVLSDFIMKPIKRILPGLVVGGVDLSPVIAILLLVFIDQFLIATLFDLAHRLR